GACCATTATATGATGCGATGTATGATATTCTCGGAGTGGACACCGTAACCAAATATATGACAAAAAATATTATTGAAGTTGCTCCCCTGGCCTACATGCGCGGCCGAACCCTCGATGATTCTTTTATAATTTTGGATGAAGCCCAAAATACGACAATGGAGCAGATGAAAATGTTTTTGACCCGGCTTGGTTTTGGTTCGAAAATGGTTATTACCGGCGACATCACCCAGATTGATTTGCCCCATGGATCTGTATCAGGGTTGAAACAAGCTCAATCTGTTTTAAGTGACATACGTGGTATTGAAATTAAGTGCTTTGATGAAAGTGATGTTGTCCGTCATGAAATTGTCAGCAAGATTATAAAAGCATACGAACGGTTTGAGCAGTCGTAACTGTTCTCTTTAGGTAGGGAACTGCTTATAAACCGCCATCTGCGTCGTTGCTTCTGCGGTCCTCACTCCAACGTACTTCCCCAGTACGCTTCCGCTCCGGTCCTCGTCGCGCCTAGCATCTAACGATTTCTAAGCAGTTCGGGCATTTGATAAGCTGGCGGATACGAGTAGAAAAAAATAAATCTCTGTATTTGGAGATGAACAATATATATGATATCGGCAAATAACAAACTGCGGAATTTTTTCACCCGGCTGGCGAGCGTGTATACCCGGCCGCTGGTACGCCGCATTGTACTTGCTTTGGCATTTTTTGTCCTCTACACGATAACTTTATCGACAGATTTTATCCCCGACAAAGTTTCGTTGCAGGTCGGCCAGGTTAGCGACCGAGACGTTATAGCACCGCGAACCGTTTCTTATATTGATACTGCTAAAACTAAACAGCTGGAAGCAGAAGTTTTGGCTAGTATAGCTAACGTATATGATCTAGATGTTGCAGTAATGACCAAGGTGGAAGTAGAAATAAAGACTATCTTTCGGGCTGCTCAGCAGGTTATAACAGATAAAAACCTTGATTCGACTGAAAGAAAATTGGACAAATTAGACAAAGACTTGACAGAATTGAAAATTTCCTTACCCAGTAACGTTTTATCCGATTTAATTACTCTTGATGAAGCTACTCTTCCCCCAGCCGAAGAGTATGTAAAAAGTGCATTGCGCAAACATTTGCAGCGCGGTATTCACGAAGACGAGTTGGATATTGCCAGAAAACAAATTGTAGTAGAAACTGAGGAACTTGGCTTAGGCAATAATACTGAAGCTGTTGTGGCCGGTATCGCACAAAAACTGCTAAGGCCCAATTTTATTTTAAACGCACGCGAGACTGAAAAACGAAAACAAGCTGCCTTAGCTACGATTGAGCCTGTCCGTCAAACTGTAAAAAAAGGGCAGGTGCTTGTAAGGCGAGGCGATGTGATTACACCTGAGCGAATTAACGTTATGAACGAACTCGGATTATACGCGGGCAACGTAAATGAGATGCGAATATTAGGGTTGGCAATATTCGTGCTGTTAGCCATGATAATAGCATTGGGCTATTTGTATAAATTTGCCGGGTTTGTCTATGGAAATGACATGTATCTTGTACTTTTAGGATTAATTATTCTTGTAACCTTACTATTGGGTAAAGCAGCCCATTACTACTCGGACTTTGCCGCCCCGATCGCGGCTGGCGCATTATTAACCGCAATCCTTATCGATACACGAGTAGCTTTATTAATGGGCGTTATTGTGGCGATGCTGTTTGGCGTTATTGTTGATCATGATTTTCGTGCAGTGGCCGTAGCTTTAACTGGCAGTTTGGCCGGAGTATATAGTGTCACCAAAAAGGCCCATGGCTACAGTCTAACCAGAGCCGGGATTTGGATAGCTGCAATCAATTTTCTGGTTATTAGCTCAACTGGTTTTATTGAGGAAATTGATAATAGGGAAGTGCTCTTCCAGGCAATACTGGGTATTTTTAACGGTATTGCTGCTGCCATTATCACTACCGGAATTCTTCCTTACCTGGAACATGCTTTTAACCTTACTAGTTCAGTCAAACTCTTGGATTTGGCGAGGCCCAATCATCCGCTGCTTCAGCGGCTTCTCCTCGACGCACCCGGAACCTACCACCACAGTATCTTGGTTGGGAACCTGGCGGAAACTGCGGCTGTTGCCATTGGCGCCGACCCCGTGACTGTTAGAGTGGGGGCATATTATCATGACATTGGTAAAATCAAGCGGCCCTATTTCTTTGGGGAAAACCAAGTTGACAATGAAAATCCGCATGACAAAATCGCCCCATCGCTAAGCACGTTGATCGTAACTTCTCATATAAAAGACGGGCTGGACCTATGCCGTGACTATAAACTGCCACAGGTCATTACCGATATTATTCAACAACATCATGGAACTACGCTGGTATCTTACTTTTATAAACGGGCCACTGAGAACGAACATGGAGAATGTATAATTGAAGCGGACTTTAGATATGAAGGGCCTCGACCACAAAGCAAAGAAGTTGCTTTGGTAATGCTGGCGGATGCTTGTGAAGCGGCTGTGCGCTCAATTAGCAAGCCCAATGTGAACCGTATTGAAGGAATGGTACGAAAAATTATTCGCGAACGGCTTCATGACGGACAGCTCGATGATTGTAATTTGACTTTAAAAGATCTCAATGTCATAGGTGATGTGTATATTCGTCTATTATCCAGCATGTTTCATACCCGCATTGAGTATCCGGATGCTCTAAAAGAGCTAGAGAGGAAGAAATTGAAAAATGGAAACGCTAATCGACAATGTGCAGAAAAAGATGACAATAACGGAACAAATGACCCAAACAGTGCGGGCAGTAGTAAATAAATCCGCACAAGTTTACGGACTGGAAGAAAAGGCCGAAGTTGGGCTGATTTTTGCAGACGACGAATACATCCGAAAATTGAATTTTGAATATCGCGACAAGGATTGTTCCACGGACGTATTATCCTTTGCATTGAATGACCATATCGACCACGATACGGAACCGGAAATCCTTGGCAACCCCCCGGGAATGGAAATACTGCTGGGAGATATTGTAATCTCTCTCGAGACTGCCGCTCGTCAAGCTGAAGAGTTTGGCCATAGTATGGAACGGGAACTGGCTTACCTAACAATTCACGGCATGCTTCATTTGCTGGGTTACGATCACGAGGATGAAGCAGAACGGGCAGACATGCGCAAGGAGGAAGAGCATGTTTTGTCTCTGCTTGGAATTACCAGAGGCTAACGTGTTGTATTCGCCATGAGATTTATCCTATCATTGCGACATGCTCTGCGGGGGATTTTATTTAGTGTGCTAACAGAGCGGCACATGCGATTTCATCTATTTGCTGCTGCGTGCGTTATACTACTGGCTTGGAAAGTCGGTCTGAACAGCATTGAATATGCCATT
This window of the Methylomusa anaerophila genome carries:
- a CDS encoding HD family phosphohydrolase; translation: MISANNKLRNFFTRLASVYTRPLVRRIVLALAFFVLYTITLSTDFIPDKVSLQVGQVSDRDVIAPRTVSYIDTAKTKQLEAEVLASIANVYDLDVAVMTKVEVEIKTIFRAAQQVITDKNLDSTERKLDKLDKDLTELKISLPSNVLSDLITLDEATLPPAEEYVKSALRKHLQRGIHEDELDIARKQIVVETEELGLGNNTEAVVAGIAQKLLRPNFILNARETEKRKQAALATIEPVRQTVKKGQVLVRRGDVITPERINVMNELGLYAGNVNEMRILGLAIFVLLAMIIALGYLYKFAGFVYGNDMYLVLLGLIILVTLLLGKAAHYYSDFAAPIAAGALLTAILIDTRVALLMGVIVAMLFGVIVDHDFRAVAVALTGSLAGVYSVTKKAHGYSLTRAGIWIAAINFLVISSTGFIEEIDNREVLFQAILGIFNGIAAAIITTGILPYLEHAFNLTSSVKLLDLARPNHPLLQRLLLDAPGTYHHSILVGNLAETAAVAIGADPVTVRVGAYYHDIGKIKRPYFFGENQVDNENPHDKIAPSLSTLIVTSHIKDGLDLCRDYKLPQVITDIIQQHHGTTLVSYFYKRATENEHGECIIEADFRYEGPRPQSKEVALVMLADACEAAVRSISKPNVNRIEGMVRKIIRERLHDGQLDDCNLTLKDLNVIGDVYIRLLSSMFHTRIEYPDALKELERKKLKNGNANRQCAEKDDNNGTNDPNSAGSSK
- the ybeY gene encoding rRNA maturation RNase YbeY, which codes for MTITEQMTQTVRAVVNKSAQVYGLEEKAEVGLIFADDEYIRKLNFEYRDKDCSTDVLSFALNDHIDHDTEPEILGNPPGMEILLGDIVISLETAARQAEEFGHSMERELAYLTIHGMLHLLGYDHEDEAERADMRKEEEHVLSLLGITRG